CGAGAAGAAGAAGGAGGCAAAAACATGAGAGAACTCAACGTCGAGGCGCTCGCAAGGGTCGAGGGGGATGGCGGGATTACCGTCACGCTCGACGGTAAGAAAGTCAAGAGCGTCACGTTGGATGTGCACGAGGGGCCGAGGCTCATCGAACAGCTCGTCAGGGGCATGACCCCTGCGGACGACCTGAACGTCATCCCGAGGATATGCGCCATATGCACCCTTTCCCACAGGTACTCCGCGATCAGGGGATTGGAGAAGGCCTTGGGGATCAAGGCTCCGGAGAAGGCGCAACTCACTAGGGAGCTCATGATGCTGGGCGAGAACGTCGAAAGCAACTCGCTCCACACATTCCTTCTGGCACTACCCGATTTCCTTGGCTATCCGTCTGCGATCGCGATGTTGAACGACTACGGAGACGATGTCAAGCGCGCTCTGCGCCTCAAGAAGTTCGGAAATCACGTTATGGCCGTGACGAGCGGAAGGATCGTCCACGGAGAGAACCCTATCCTAGGCGGGTTCGGGAAGTACCCCGGCAGGAAGGCGCTCGAGGAGATCAAGTTGAAATCCCATGAGCTAGTGCCTGACGCGGTCCGCGCGGTGGAGCTGTTCGCGTCCATCGACTACCCGACATATCCGGAGGCGGACATGCTGTTCATGTCCGTTGACGCACCGAAGATGCAGTTCGGGTTCGCCGGCGAGTCAATCATCATCTCAAACGGGAAGCAGGCAGATGTCGAGGACTACAAGAAGCTCACGAACGAGAGGATAGTCTCGCACTCGTTCGCCAAGAGGTCGCTGTACCAGGACAAGCCGTTCACGGTCGGCGCGAACGCTAGGCTCATCAACATGGGCAAGCGGCTCGACGGGCAAGCGGCAGATCTGTTCAAGGAGCACTACAACGACAGATGGCTGAAGAACCCGCTCATGAACAACCTCGCCCAGGCGATCGAGATGCTGTGGTCCCTGGAGCACATACCCGACACAGTTGACAAAGTCATGTCGCTGGAAGACCCGCCGATAGAGAAGCCCACCAGGGAGAACGGTTCCGGAACGGGCGCGGTAGAGGCTCCAAGAGGCACACTGTACCACCACTACGACATCAAGAACGGTCTCATCGAAGCCGCGGACATAATCACACCTACAGCACAGAACCTCGATGACATAGAGAGGCACATGAAGCTGACAGCTGAGAGGATGCTCGCTGACGACAAGAAAGACGAAGAGGTCCGGCTCGGGCTGGAGATGGTGGCGAGGGCGTACGACCCATGCATAAGCTGCGCAACGCATCTGGTGACTCTGAAGCGGGTCTGAGAGCTCAACTCGAGGACATCGCGTGCGAAGGCCGCGTGTATGTATTGGGGCTGGGCAACACCGACAGGGCCGACGACGGCGCGGGCGTGCTCGTCGCTCTAGCATTGAAGAAACTCTTTCCTTCATTCTCCTATTCTGAACATGACGGCGTTGAGGGCACAGTGCTGGACATCTCCGAGAAGGAGGAGGTTGCTGCGGTGTTCTTCGTAGACGCCGCCAATCTGAACATGACACCTGGTTCTATCAAGCTCGTGAGGAAAGACGACATCAAACAGACCGAGATAACGACTCATCGGGTCGCTGTTGCCCTGATGGCAACAATCCTGGAAAAGACTGGGAAAAGATCTGCAGTCATCTGCATTCAGCCCGGAAGGATCGAGTTCAGAGGCAGAGTCACGAAGCCTGTTCGCGAAACGATCAGGACCGTCACGAGTGTGCTGAAGGAGCTAATGACGGACAGGGACAGGTGACCAGCCAGGCGCCATCGTCGGTGTAGTCGGCCATCAGGAAAGCTTTATGATGGCCTAGGCCCTTCTCCAAATCCCGTGAGGCAGGAATGAAGGTTATTGTAGTCTCCGGGGGAGTTTTATCGGGACTGGGGAAGGGCATCACGTCCTCATCCATCGGCTGCGTTTTGAAAGCTAGAGGGTTGAAAGTCACCGCCATGAAGATCGATCCATACTTGAACTTCGATGCGGGCACTTTGAACCCGTTCGAGCATGGAGAGGTTTTCGTTCTGGACGATGGGGGAGAGGCGGACCTCGACCTTGGCAACTACGAGAGATTCCTAGACGTGAGCCTCACAAGCGACCATGTCGTCACAACGGGCAAAGTGTACGGAAGCGTGATAGAGAAGGAGCGGATGGGGAACTTCCTCGGGAAGACCGTCCAGATAATCCCTCACATCACGAACGAGATCAAGTCGATGATATCGAATGTCGCCATCAAGGCCGGAGCCGACGTGACGATCGTCGAATTGGGCGGCACGGTGGGCGACATCGAATCGATGCCGTTCCTAGAGGCCATGAGGCAGATGCGCTCTGAGATGGGCCATGAGAACTTCATATTCGTCCATACGACCTTGGTGCCGATTCTGGGCACATTGCATGAGCAGAAGACGAAGCCTACCCAGCACTCCGTGAAGGAGCTCAGGTCCGTCGGCATACAGCCCGATGTCATCGTCGCGAGGTGCGAGAAGCCGCTCGAAGAAGGCGCGAAGAGGAAGATCGCACTCTTCTGCGACGTGCCTATTACCGCGGTGATAAGCGCTCCCGACGCGAAATCGATCTACCAGGTCCCGATATTCCTCGAGGAGCAAGGGCTCACAGACTATCTGCTTGACAAGATGGCGATCAAGAGCAAGCCCGACGGGTTGACCGACTGGAAGAAGTACCTCCGCAAGGTGATGAACCCGAAGCACGAGGTCAGGATACTCCTCGTTGGGAAGTACATGGAGCAGCGCGATTCCTACATGAGCCACTATGAGGCGTTCACGCACGCAGGGGCAGAACTCGATACCAGAGTCAAGTTCCTGAGGATGGAGGCAGAGGACATCGACAAGGAGAATTCAAGACATCTCCTTGCTGAGAGCGATGGCATCCTGATTCCAGGTGGATTCGGTTCGAGGGGCACTGAGGGCAAGGTAGAAGCGATAAAGTACGCAAGGGAGAACAAGGTGCCGTTCCTCGGAGTGTGTCTTGGGTTCCAGCTGGCAAATGTGGAGTTCGCCAGAGGCGTCCTCGGCATGGGGGACGCGAACAGCACCGAATTCGACCCGCACACAGCCCACCCTGTGGTCGATTTCCTCCCAGAACAGAAGAAATTGGCGAAGAAGGGCGCGACCATGAGGCTCGGAGCACAGAGCGTGGTCATAGAGAAGGGATCCATTGCCGAGAGACTGTACGGCGCCACTGAAATCCAGGAGCGTCACAGGCACAGGTACGAAATCAACCCGCATTACATCGACAGGATTCAGGAGAAGGGGTTGAAGTTCACTGGGAAATCACCCGACGGCAAGAGGATGGAGATAGCCGAGCTGCAGGGACACCCGTACTTCATAGGGTCCCAGTTCCACCCGGAGTTCAAGTCGAGGCCCCAGAGGCCAGCGCCTCTGCACTTTGGGCTCGTGAAAGCGGCGCTCGAGTTCTCGCAGAAGAGAAGGAAGTAAACGTGGATTCGCCTAGGTTGCGTTCTCAGCGGGCTTGTTCGCCTTAGGGAGCCCCACCTTGAAGACAGTGCCCTTGGAGAAGTCTCCTTTCACTCTGTCCTCGACCCATATCCTCCCGTTGAACTTCTCGACTATCGTACTCACGATCGACAGGCCCAGCCCGAACCCCTTGATGCCAGTCATGCCAGTGGCGAACCTCTCGAAGACCACATTCTTCCTGTCGTCCGGTATCCCTCTGCCCCGGTCTATGACGGAGACGACCCAGAATTCGCCCTGGGGAGTAACCTCCTCGGAGACCTGAACCTCGGCCCTGACCCTCTTCGCGGTGTCGAACTTGACGGCGTTCGAGATTATGTTGAGGAACAGGTCGTCAAGGTACTGGTTGGCCAATGTGTAATGGGTGTCCGGCGAGAGGTTCGAGACTAAGGTGATCTTCCTTTCCGGTGTGGCCTTTGTGACAGTCTCTATCGCTCCAGCAACCGATTTCTGTATGTCCATCGGGACGTAATCGGTGTCAGCCATCATCCTGAGCTTCGCGAGTTTTCTGATGTTGTCTATGAGGCGAGCGTTGTTCTTGACTTGGACGAGAGCTCGGTCAGCGTATTTCCTCTGATTGTCGTCCAAACGCTTGTCCTGGAGCAGCAACTCGATGTATCCCATGATCCCTTGGTTGAAATTGTTGATGTCATGGGTCATGAGATCGTTCAACAGCGCGATCTCGTTCGCCGCCAGGACCTGCTTCTCGTACAACTTGGCATTCTCCAGAGCGATCGAGGCGATCCCGGCCATGATCTCCAGGACTTCGATGTGATCCTCCGATGGAATCTTGAGATCGTTCGGTTCGTCGACCACAAGATACCCTGTCAACCGGCCGCTCCTGTCCTTCAAGGTCGTTATCAACAGGTCTCGCTCGTGCCAGGCCTCAGGAGAAGCCCTAGGCGCATCGGCCAGCTCAGGGTGTGCTAGGAACTGGAACTGATCGATCCCGAACTGCTGGTCCTCGAACTTGATGAGGTAACTGGACGCGCCTATCCTGAACTTGTCGTTCAAGTCATCAAGGACGCTCTGCCCGTCCCTGGTCGATCCCTTCTCCACCCACTTCGGATATCCGGACATAGCGTTTACCACAAACACATCGCGGGAAGGATTCCAGACACCGATGGAGACTCTCCTGAATCCCAACGATTGAACGATTGAGTCCGTGATACGCTGAAGAAGCCTGTCGAGGTCGTCCATGTACATGACAGAGGTGGTAAGCTCAAGGACTCTGGCCATCTGCTCCACCTTCCTCCTGCTGTCAGCCAGCAGCGTCTCCCTGGTCCCATATAGTTCCGCGTTCTCCACGGCGACAGCAGCCTGACTTGCGAACAGCTGAGCGACCTCGAACTCAGTCGGTGAGAAGCTGGCCTCACCCTCCCTGTAGAGCGTGAGGACACCTATTACGCGGTTCTTGCCAAGGAGGGGGATCGACATCAAGGCTTCGTTCTCCACGGGAGTCCCGGCCACCTGAGCCACTCTGGAGTCGTTCAGAGCGTCGTTGATGAGCTCCGCTTTGCCAGTCTTGGCCACAAAGCCTGTGAGCCCGACACCGACTGCGAACTCCTCGGCCATAATCTCCTTGGCATACTTGCCCTTCGAGAGGATAGGAGTGATCATCATCCTATTGTTATCAACTCGGTAGAACGTAATCCCGTCATACCAGACGACGTTCCTGAGCTTGTCCGCGACCAGATCGTAGACGCTGCTAGTGTCCAGCTGCCTCTGCATGGACAGCGCCGTCTCAAGCAGGGCCAGCTGGGAATGAACTCTCTGGTTGAGCGAGGAAAGAAGATTCGCGTTCTCCAAAGCAATCGCTGCATGATCCGCCAACGACGACAGGAAGAGCGTGTCACTCTTCGTGAAGGGCGTGCCAGCTAGTTTGTTGTAGACATTCACCACGCCGATGCCTCTGCCCTCTATCAGCAGCGGGGCGCAGACGATCGATTTGATGCCGAACATCTCACCGTCGAGCTCGATGGCGTCTGGGTCTGAGAGGTAGTCGTTGACGACCTCGGTCTTGAGCGATCTCAGCGCTCTCCCCGACACGCCCACGTTCGCTTTGAACGACCTCGATTTCAGCAGCTCCTTGCCAAACCTATAGGAGGCGACGAAATTCATAGTCTTCCCAGATTCGTCAATAAGCCCTACCATGGCCTTCTCCGCCTTCAGGAGGTTCGCAGCATCGCGGGCAACCTGATCCAGGATGACGTTCGGCTCCGACCTATACGATATCTGCTTGCTAATCCTGTCGAGGATTGACAGGGCGGTTTCGCGTTCCTTTGATTCGGTGTATACTCGCGCATTCGTGATGGATGTGGCCAGCATGTCGCCAAGCATCTCCATTGTGCTCACGTCGTTCCTAGTGAAGGCATCCTTGATATCACTTTGAACGTCGAGCACTCCAAGAATCTCTCCCCTGTACGTGACTGGCACTGAGAGCTCGGACTTCGTCCCAATCAAATCTTTCCTGACATATCTGGGGTCGGTCTCGACATCGCCGCTGACGAGTGTCTCCCCGAAGTAGGCTGAATAGCCGACTATGCCCTCCTTGAGTTTCTGTCTTAACTCCCTTGGGACCGAGTCCATCTGCCATCCGTAACCGGATTTGAAGTAGAGGTCTCCGCGCTCCTTGTCCATCATCATCATGGAGACATGCCGGTACCCGAACCCCTGGGCGATGGCCTTCGTGAACTCGTCGATAAGCTCATCCGTATCGAGGATAGAGGTCACGACCCTGCTGATCTTGTTTATCGTAGTCAGCTGACTCACCTTGCGGGCCAGCTCGGTCGTCCTCGCCTCCATTCTAGACTCGAGTTCGGACGTGTACTTCTCGTATTCAACCAACTCGATCTTCTGCCTCGTGATGTCCCTGAGTATCCCGACGGCACCTAGGGTGTGGCCCGTATCGCCCCTCACGGGTTTCGCATCGACCTGTGTATAGTACCTAGCGCCGTCCTTCCGCAAGCCTGTCATCTCACCCTGCCACCCGAGCTCGACGGCTGCCTTCATGATTGTCTGCATCGTCCCGGCTGGGGCTCCAGGTTTCGATGCCTCCGTCATGCTTAGTCCGGCGACGCTTTTTTCATCGTATCCAGTGAGACCAACGTACGCCTTGTTTACGTAGATCAGTCGACCCTCAGAGTCTGCGACACATACTGGTTCAGCCATCTGATCGAGGGAAGACATCAACATCCTGAGTTCCGTCTCCATAGCCGTCTTCTCAGTGATGTCTCGCTCCACACACACATAGAAAATCTCGTTCGTGTCGGGGTCGACGTACCTCATCAGGCTTGATTCCCAATGGGCGCCTTGTTCATCCACACCGCGTTCGACAAACGGACCTCTGTCGAAGTCCAGTCCTCCCCGGGCAGGACATCGGGAACAAATCTCAGTGGAGCCCAGAGGCGACTCATAGCATTTCTTCCCTCTGAAATCCCCGATCCTGGATAGGAGCTTCTTGTTCATGAAAACTATCGTGAGATCCTTATCAGCTACAGAGATTCCGTCCGACAAGACATCGAATGCGGAGAACCTGCTAGCCTTACGCTTGAGAGGTCCGCCGACATCCTTGCGGTCATCGGGGGGTCTGGAATGCGTTGGTTTCACCATGGCGACAAGAACCCTGCGACTTGAGATTGCGCGGACTTGTCCATAAATGTTTCTAGAAGGCATCTGTTGACGGGGATCAGAACCCCGTCGTCTCCGCTGAAATGGTCCAGCCCAATAGATTTAACTAGACCATCCACCATGGAACCGCAATGGTCCCTCAGGATGTCTTCGACTACGAGACTCTGCTCGAAAGGGCGAAGAAGAAACTCCCACACACTTTGGAGTCCCATGACAGATTCCAGGTCCCTGAGCCAGATATTATGATCGAGGGCAAGACGACGGTCATCAGGAATTTCGGAGACATCGTGGAGACGCTCAGGCGAGAGCCGGATCACCTTCTCGGATTCCTGCTAAGGGAGCTCGGCACTGCGGGCACGATCGAGGGGCGGAGGGTCGTGTTCAAGGGCAAAGTCGCAACCACTCAGGTTGCAGACAGGATCAAGAGCTATGTCGACGAGTATGTTCTCTGCTCCGAGTGCAACAGGCCTGACACGAAGTTCCTGAAGGACGGCAGAGTGCTGATTCTTGTATGCGAGACGTGCGGAGCCCACAGACCGGTCCATGTGAAGAAGCAGGTCAAGGTCGCTGAGGCAAAGGAGGTCGAAGCTGGCCAGACATACGATGTCATGATCGAGGACGTGGGCAAGAAGGGCGACGGGATCGCTCGCAAAGGGCCATTCATCATCTACATTCCAGGGACGGCCAAGGGCTCTCAGGTCAAAGTGAAGATAGAGAAGGTCTCAGGAACAGTGGCCTTTGGCGTGCGAGCGAGCTGAGCAAGAGCTCAGGGCACCCTCATCCTTGTCCTGAAGGAAATCCTCGCCGAGCCTCCCACCTCTACACGCCTTATCGAATCACCTCTCTTTTCGACCTTGACTTCTATCCTGGAGGGACGGCCGACCCAATGACCCTGTTCCACTACGATGTTCTCAAACCGCTCCCTCGGTATGAACTCGTTCTCAGCCAGATATGCGCCCAGCGCGCCTGCAGCCATTCCCGAAGCCGGGTCTTCAAGGACGTTCGGAGAGGGACGGAAGCATCTTGCGTGTACTGTCGAGCCTTCGTCGAAGACGCCCCAGGTGTAGACTTCGAGTCCCGCGACGTCCAACTCCCTTGACAATGCGGTGATCTCATCTTGGTTTGGCTCGAGCTTTCCCATCACATCGATTGATCGGACGGGGACGAGGAGGTATGGGGAGCCCGTGGACGCCCGGCTCATGGGGAACTCCTCGTGGAAGAGCGATTC
This portion of the Candidatus Thermoplasmatota archaeon genome encodes:
- a CDS encoding Ni/Fe hydrogenase subunit alpha, producing MRELNVEALARVEGDGGITVTLDGKKVKSVTLDVHEGPRLIEQLVRGMTPADDLNVIPRICAICTLSHRYSAIRGLEKALGIKAPEKAQLTRELMMLGENVESNSLHTFLLALPDFLGYPSAIAMLNDYGDDVKRALRLKKFGNHVMAVTSGRIVHGENPILGGFGKYPGRKALEEIKLKSHELVPDAVRAVELFASIDYPTYPEADMLFMSVDAPKMQFGFAGESIIISNGKQADVEDYKKLTNERIVSHSFAKRSLYQDKPFTVGANARLINMGKRLDGQAADLFKEHYNDRWLKNPLMNNLAQAIEMLWSLEHIPDTVDKVMSLEDPPIEKPTRENGSGTGAVEAPRGTLYHHYDIKNGLIEAADIITPTAQNLDDIERHMKLTAERMLADDKKDEEVRLGLEMVARAYDPCISCATHLVTLKRV
- a CDS encoding hydrogenase maturation protease, coding for MHKLRNASGDSEAGLRAQLEDIACEGRVYVLGLGNTDRADDGAGVLVALALKKLFPSFSYSEHDGVEGTVLDISEKEEVAAVFFVDAANLNMTPGSIKLVRKDDIKQTEITTHRVAVALMATILEKTGKRSAVICIQPGRIEFRGRVTKPVRETIRTVTSVLKELMTDRDR
- the pyrG gene encoding CTP synthase (glutamine hydrolyzing), with amino-acid sequence MKVIVVSGGVLSGLGKGITSSSIGCVLKARGLKVTAMKIDPYLNFDAGTLNPFEHGEVFVLDDGGEADLDLGNYERFLDVSLTSDHVVTTGKVYGSVIEKERMGNFLGKTVQIIPHITNEIKSMISNVAIKAGADVTIVELGGTVGDIESMPFLEAMRQMRSEMGHENFIFVHTTLVPILGTLHEQKTKPTQHSVKELRSVGIQPDVIVARCEKPLEEGAKRKIALFCDVPITAVISAPDAKSIYQVPIFLEEQGLTDYLLDKMAIKSKPDGLTDWKKYLRKVMNPKHEVRILLVGKYMEQRDSYMSHYEAFTHAGAELDTRVKFLRMEAEDIDKENSRHLLAESDGILIPGGFGSRGTEGKVEAIKYARENKVPFLGVCLGFQLANVEFARGVLGMGDANSTEFDPHTAHPVVDFLPEQKKLAKKGATMRLGAQSVVIEKGSIAERLYGATEIQERHRHRYEINPHYIDRIQEKGLKFTGKSPDGKRMEIAELQGHPYFIGSQFHPEFKSRPQRPAPLHFGLVKAALEFSQKRRK
- a CDS encoding GAF domain-containing protein — its product is MVKPTHSRPPDDRKDVGGPLKRKASRFSAFDVLSDGISVADKDLTIVFMNKKLLSRIGDFRGKKCYESPLGSTEICSRCPARGGLDFDRGPFVERGVDEQGAHWESSLMRYVDPDTNEIFYVCVERDITEKTAMETELRMLMSSLDQMAEPVCVADSEGRLIYVNKAYVGLTGYDEKSVAGLSMTEASKPGAPAGTMQTIMKAAVELGWQGEMTGLRKDGARYYTQVDAKPVRGDTGHTLGAVGILRDITRQKIELVEYEKYTSELESRMEARTTELARKVSQLTTINKISRVVTSILDTDELIDEFTKAIAQGFGYRHVSMMMMDKERGDLYFKSGYGWQMDSVPRELRQKLKEGIVGYSAYFGETLVSGDVETDPRYVRKDLIGTKSELSVPVTYRGEILGVLDVQSDIKDAFTRNDVSTMEMLGDMLATSITNARVYTESKERETALSILDRISKQISYRSEPNVILDQVARDAANLLKAEKAMVGLIDESGKTMNFVASYRFGKELLKSRSFKANVGVSGRALRSLKTEVVNDYLSDPDAIELDGEMFGIKSIVCAPLLIEGRGIGVVNVYNKLAGTPFTKSDTLFLSSLADHAAIALENANLLSSLNQRVHSQLALLETALSMQRQLDTSSVYDLVADKLRNVVWYDGITFYRVDNNRMMITPILSKGKYAKEIMAEEFAVGVGLTGFVAKTGKAELINDALNDSRVAQVAGTPVENEALMSIPLLGKNRVIGVLTLYREGEASFSPTEFEVAQLFASQAAVAVENAELYGTRETLLADSRRKVEQMARVLELTTSVMYMDDLDRLLQRITDSIVQSLGFRRVSIGVWNPSRDVFVVNAMSGYPKWVEKGSTRDGQSVLDDLNDKFRIGASSYLIKFEDQQFGIDQFQFLAHPELADAPRASPEAWHERDLLITTLKDRSGRLTGYLVVDEPNDLKIPSEDHIEVLEIMAGIASIALENAKLYEKQVLAANEIALLNDLMTHDINNFNQGIMGYIELLLQDKRLDDNQRKYADRALVQVKNNARLIDNIRKLAKLRMMADTDYVPMDIQKSVAGAIETVTKATPERKITLVSNLSPDTHYTLANQYLDDLFLNIISNAVKFDTAKRVRAEVQVSEEVTPQGEFWVVSVIDRGRGIPDDRKNVVFERFATGMTGIKGFGLGLSIVSTIVEKFNGRIWVEDRVKGDFSKGTVFKVGLPKANKPAENAT
- a CDS encoding translation initiation factor IF-2 subunit beta, which gives rise to MVPQDVFDYETLLERAKKKLPHTLESHDRFQVPEPDIMIEGKTTVIRNFGDIVETLRREPDHLLGFLLRELGTAGTIEGRRVVFKGKVATTQVADRIKSYVDEYVLCSECNRPDTKFLKDGRVLILVCETCGAHRPVHVKKQVKVAEAKEVEAGQTYDVMIEDVGKKGDGIARKGPFIIYIPGTAKGSQVKVKIEKVSGTVAFGVRAS
- a CDS encoding PhzF family phenazine biosynthesis protein: MAELEMLRVDVFTEELYNGNPASVVLDADLLDEVQMQRIASEAGSPATAFVLRSKKADVRLRYFNPYAEDPLNGHATIGAIWCLAELQSFGRISGGRHRLETQVGVLPFSVDGDEDGPRRAWMTQKRPMFASEGDVKEVASAIGIGVESLFHEEFPMSRASTGSPYLLVPVRSIDVMGKLEPNQDEITALSRELDVAGLEVYTWGVFDEGSTVHARCFRPSPNVLEDPASGMAAGALGAYLAENEFIPRERFENIVVEQGHWVGRPSRIEVKVEKRGDSIRRVEVGGSARISFRTRMRVP